The Nisaea sp. DNA window CCGAGGAAGCCGTCAAGCGCATGCATCTGCTCGACCATGAAGGCATTGCCTGGATCGAGGAGCCTGTGGCGTGGGACGATTTCGAAGGACACGCCAATGTCCGCGCGGCGATCTCGACGCCGGTGCAGAGCGGGGAGAACTGGTACGGCGCCCGCGATATGGCGAAGATGCTGGAGGCTGGCGCAATCGACCATGCCATGCCGGATGCCATGCGGATCGGCGGAGTCACGGGCTGGATGGAAGTCGCAGGCCTCGCCGCCGCGCACAATATCCCGGTCTCGAGCCATCTCTTCCCGGATCATTCGGTGCACCTGCTGGCGGCGACGCCGACCTGTCACATCCTCGAATGGTTCGACCTTGCCGCGGAGATCCTGGCGGAGCGGCCGAAGATCGAAGACGGCATGGTCAGCCCGCTCGACATGCCCGGCGCCGGGATCGTCTGGGACGAAAAGGCAATCGCGGAATACGCGGCCTAGCCGCCAAACCGCTTAGCCGCCAATCTGGCCTAGCCTATCGACATCAGGCTGGCATTGCCGCCCGCCGCTGCCGTGTTGATGCTGACGGATTGCTCCTCGACCAGCCAGTCGAGGCAGTAATCCTCCCGGCCCGACGCGATCCCGGCGGGCGACACGCCCTGCACGCCGACCAGCGGGCCGTCCCTGTCCGCCGCCTGCTTCTGCACGGTGATCAGCGCATCCGCATCGCCCTCGAACAGCACGGCGGCGAGATCGGTCTCGGCGTGCCAGTCCTGTGTCAGGTGCACCCGGTCCTTCAGATCTGCGGGCAGGCTGCCGACCAGTGCACTGGCCGTCGCGTTCTCCTGCAACACCGCTTCGTCACCCGCCGCAAGGATGGCAGCGACCTGCCGCAGCAAACCGGCCTCTCCCTGTGCAATCGCCGCGACCCGACCTTTCGGGTGGACGAGATAGCGGTTCCGCTCCCCGACCGGGCCCGGCAGGTTGAGATCGGTGCCGAGCGGCGACCGGGCGATATAGGCCGCCGTCATCTCCGCTTCTTTCGTCCGGCCAGCCTCACGCAGCCAGGCTTCGAGCTGATGCGCCGGCTCCGGGCCGACATCCGGCGCCCGGTCCGAGATCGCCGAGCTGAAGGGACGACGGGCCAGCAGCCGGGTGAGATAGAGCGGGCCGCCCGCTTTCGGGCCGGTGCCGGACAGACCCCGGCCGCCGAACGGCTGCACGCCGACAATGGCGCCGATGATGTTGCGGTTCACATAGACATTGCCGACCCTGATGCGGCGGGCCACCCGGTCGATGGTCTCGTCGATCCGGGAATGCACCCCGAAGGTCAGGCCGTAACCCGTGGCGTTGATATCGTCGACCAGTGCATCCAGCCCCTTCCGCTTGAAGCGGACCACATGCAGCACCGGGCCGAACACCTCGCGCTCAAGCTCGGCGAGGCTGCCAATCTCGATCAGGGTCGGCGGGATAAAGGTGCCGTGCCGTGTGTCGGCGGGCAGATCGAGCTGCTCGACCTTGTTGCCACGCTCCCGCATGCTCTCGATATGCGTGCGGATGCCCGCCTGCGCTTCCGCCGTGATGACCGGGCCGACATCGGTCGAGAGCCGGTCCGGATTGCCGATGGCCAGCTCGTGCATGGCGCCCTTCAGCATCTCCAGCATGCGGTCGGCGACATCTTCCTGCAGGCAGAGCACACGCAATGCCGAGCAACGCTGCCCCGCACTGTCGAAGGCGGACATGATGACATCGGCGACGACCTGTTCCGGCAGGGCCGAACTGTCGACGATCAAGGCGTTCTGGCCGCCGGTCTCCGCGATCAGCGGGATCTGCGTGCCGTCCGGCGCAAGACGCCCGGCGAGACCCGCCTGGATCAGCCGTGCGACTTCGGTAGAGCCGGTGAACATGACGCCGCGCACGCGGCTGTCCGCGACCAGCGCCGCGCCGACCTCTCCCGCGCCCGGAACCAGTTGCAGCACACCTGCCGGAACCCCCGCCTCATGCATCAGCCGGACCGCCTCGGCGGCGATCAGCGGGCTTTCCTCCGCCGGTTTCGCCAGCACCGGGTTGCCAGCAGCCAACGCCGCCGACATCTGGCCGGTGAAGATCGCCAGCGGGAAGTTCCATGGGCTGATGCAGACCACCGGCCCAAGCGGACGGTGGCTGTCCATGTTGAATTTCGCCTCCACCTCCATCGCGTAGTAGCGCAGGAAGTCGACGGCCTCGCGCACCTCGGCGATGGCATTGGCCATGGTCTTGCCAGCCTCGCGGACGCAAATGCCCATCAGCACCGGCATGCGGGCTTCCATCAGATCGGCGGCCCGCATAAGCAGGGCCGCACGCTCGGACGGTTCCGTCGCCGCCCAGACCGGCGCCGCTGCCTCGGCGATCTCGAACGCCTTGTCGATCACGGCCTCGTCCGCATCGCGCACGGTGCCGACCAGATCGCGCCGGTCGGACGGGTTGCGCACTTCGCGTACAGGTCCGGTCTCGGAGGCGCCCTCCACCGTCGGCGCCGATTGCCAGAAGGTCTCCGCGCTGGAGAGCAAAGCGGCGGAAAGCGAGGCCAGTCGGTGTTCGTTTGACAGATCGAGGCCCTGCGCGTTCGGCCGCTCCGGGCCGTAAAGCGTGCGCGGCGCGCTGATCTTCGGATGCGGCGCTCCGACCGGCTCGATCTTCAGGGCCTCGGCCACCGGATCGGCGATCAGATCGTCAATGGAGAAGGCAGGATCGGCGATCCGGTTCACGAAAGAGGTGTTGGCACCGTTCTCCAGCAACCGCCGGACCAAATAGGCCAGCAGGGTCTCGTGACTGCCGACCGGGGCATAGACCCGGCAAGGCCGGTTCAGCTTGTCACGCCCGACGACTTCCTCATACAGCGGCTCGCCCATGCCATGCAGGCACTGGAATTCGTACTGGCCGGCATAATAGTTCGGCCCGGCCATCTGCATGATGGCGGCGAGGCTCTGGGCATTGTGGGTGGCGAATTGCGGATAGACCGCGTCCGGCGCCGCCAGCAGCTTCTTGGCGCAGGCAAGGTAGGAAACATCGGTGTGGATCTTCCGGGTGAAGACCGGGAAATCTTCCAGCCCGTCGACCTGGGCGCGCTTGATCTCGCTGTCCCAATAGGCGCCCTTCACCAGCCGGATCATCAGCCGGTGACCGCTGCGCCGGGCCAAGTCGATCAGGTAGTCGAGCACGAAGGGGCAGCGCTTCGAATAAGCCTGCACCACAAAACCGATGCCGTTCCAGTCCGCCAGATCCGGATCGAAGCAGACCGCTTCCAGCAGATCGAGGGAAAGCTCCAGCCGGTCCATCTCCTCTGCATCGATATTGAGGCCGATGTCGTAGGAGCGGGCAAGTTCTGCCAGACCTTTCAGGATCGGTAGCAGCTCCTCCATCACCCGGTCCTGCTTCATCCGCCAGTAGCGCGGATGCAGGGCGGAAAGTTTTATGGAGATGCCCGGCCCCTCGTAGATTCCGCGGCCCTTCGAGGCCTTGCCGATGGCATGGATGGCCTGCTCATATTCCTTCAGATACCGGGCCGCGTCCTCGGCGGTCGTCGCCGCCTCGCCGAGCATGTCGTAGGAATAGCGGAACCCCTTCTTCTCCATCCCCCGGCTGTTGGCCAGCGCCTCGGAGATGGTCTGCCCGGTGACGAACTGCTCCCCCATCATCCGCATGGCGACGTCGACACCACTGCGGATCAGCGGCTCGCCGCCGCGCCCGATCATCTTGGTCAGGGCTGCCCCCATGCTGTCCTCGCTCTGGGTCGCGGTCAGCCGGCCGGTGACGACAAGACCCCAGGTCGCGGCATTCACGAACATCGACGGGGAATGACCCAGATGGGATTTCCAGTCGCCGTTGGAGATCTTGTCGCGAATCAGCGCGTCGCGGGTCTGCCTATCCGGGATCCGGAGCAGTGCCTCGGCGAGGCACATCAGGGCGACGCCTTCCTGACTGGAAAGATCGTATTCGT harbors:
- the putA gene encoding trifunctional transcriptional regulator/proline dehydrogenase/L-glutamate gamma-semialdehyde dehydrogenase, with protein sequence MAAQTIGVKVSEDLRARLKSAADRIGRTPHWLVKQSLVGAIERIERGEPLDGYLSGDADLDFEDGGESAEQTPRPFLEFAQGVQAQSVLRAAITAAYRKPEMECLPYLISEASLTPAKKQAAENLARTLVEALREKSVRGGVEGLIHEYDLSSQEGVALMCLAEALLRIPDRQTRDALIRDKISNGDWKSHLGHSPSMFVNAATWGLVVTGRLTATQSEDSMGAALTKMIGRGGEPLIRSGVDVAMRMMGEQFVTGQTISEALANSRGMEKKGFRYSYDMLGEAATTAEDAARYLKEYEQAIHAIGKASKGRGIYEGPGISIKLSALHPRYWRMKQDRVMEELLPILKGLAELARSYDIGLNIDAEEMDRLELSLDLLEAVCFDPDLADWNGIGFVVQAYSKRCPFVLDYLIDLARRSGHRLMIRLVKGAYWDSEIKRAQVDGLEDFPVFTRKIHTDVSYLACAKKLLAAPDAVYPQFATHNAQSLAAIMQMAGPNYYAGQYEFQCLHGMGEPLYEEVVGRDKLNRPCRVYAPVGSHETLLAYLVRRLLENGANTSFVNRIADPAFSIDDLIADPVAEALKIEPVGAPHPKISAPRTLYGPERPNAQGLDLSNEHRLASLSAALLSSAETFWQSAPTVEGASETGPVREVRNPSDRRDLVGTVRDADEAVIDKAFEIAEAAAPVWAATEPSERAALLMRAADLMEARMPVLMGICVREAGKTMANAIAEVREAVDFLRYYAMEVEAKFNMDSHRPLGPVVCISPWNFPLAIFTGQMSAALAAGNPVLAKPAEESPLIAAEAVRLMHEAGVPAGVLQLVPGAGEVGAALVADSRVRGVMFTGSTEVARLIQAGLAGRLAPDGTQIPLIAETGGQNALIVDSSALPEQVVADVIMSAFDSAGQRCSALRVLCLQEDVADRMLEMLKGAMHELAIGNPDRLSTDVGPVITAEAQAGIRTHIESMRERGNKVEQLDLPADTRHGTFIPPTLIEIGSLAELEREVFGPVLHVVRFKRKGLDALVDDINATGYGLTFGVHSRIDETIDRVARRIRVGNVYVNRNIIGAIVGVQPFGGRGLSGTGPKAGGPLYLTRLLARRPFSSAISDRAPDVGPEPAHQLEAWLREAGRTKEAEMTAAYIARSPLGTDLNLPGPVGERNRYLVHPKGRVAAIAQGEAGLLRQVAAILAAGDEAVLQENATASALVGSLPADLKDRVHLTQDWHAETDLAAVLFEGDADALITVQKQAADRDGPLVGVQGVSPAGIASGREDYCLDWLVEEQSVSINTAAAGGNASLMSIG